From one Humulus lupulus chromosome 8, drHumLupu1.1, whole genome shotgun sequence genomic stretch:
- the LOC133794836 gene encoding serine/threonine/tyrosine-protein kinase HT1: MLVWLFFHLTLMGLIRALKRALMASSCFHALRIRRSKSKPLPAPSSSKTQANSDMETLERKRFDSLESWSMILDSENVETWEPSKEDQEEEWTADLSQLFIGNKFASGAHSRIYRGIYKQRAVAVKMVRIPNQNEETRTLLEQQFKSEVAFLSRLFHPNIVQFIAACRKPPVYCIITEYMSQGTLRMYLNKKEPYSLSTETILRLALDISRGMEYLHSQGVIHRDLKSNNLLLNDDMRVKVADFGTSCLETQCRETKGNMGTYRWMAPEMIKEKPYTRKVDVYSFGIVLWELTTALLPFQGMTPVQAAFAVAEKNERPPLPASCQPALAHLIKRCWAANPSKRPDFSDIVSVLEKYDECVKEGLPLAHHSSLVSRNAIIERLKGCVSMSSSIPVHA; the protein is encoded by the exons ATGCTAGTTTGGCTCTTCTTTCACCTAACTTTAATGGGTTTAATCAG GGCTTTAAAGAGAGCTCTAATGGCGTCCTCGTGTTTTCATGCACTTCGTATTAGAAGGTCAAAGAGCAAACCTTTACCAGCCCCTTCCTCCTCGAAAACTCAAGCAAATTCAGATATGGAGACTTTGGAGAGAAAGAGATTTGATAGCTTAGAGTCATGGTCCATGATATTGGACTCTGAAAATGTAGAGACATGGGAGCCATCAAAGGAGGACCAGGAAGAGGAGTGGACTGCTGATCTTTCCCAGCTGTTTATTGGTAACAAGTTCGCTTCAGGAGCCCATAGCAGGATCTATCGAGGAATTTACAAGCAGAGAGCCGTCGCCGTAAAAATGGTACGGATTCCAAACCAGAACGAGGAAACCAGAACCTTACTTGAGCAGCAATTTAAGTCTGAAGTCGCCTTCCTCTCACGTCTCTTTCATCCAAACATAGTGCAG TTTATTGCCGCTTGTAGAAAGCCTCCCGTGTACTGTATAATCACAGAATACATGTCACAAGGAACACTGAGGATGTACCTGAACAAGAAGGAGCCTTATTCACTCTCAACAGAAACAATTCTCAGGTTAGCTCTTGACATATCTCGAGGGATGGAGTACCTTCACTCTCAAGGTGTAATCCACAGGGACCTAAAATCAAATAATTTGCTTCTTAACGATGATATGAGAGTTAAGGTGGCAGATTTTGGCACTTCGTGTCTCGAAACACAGTGCCGGGAGACCAAAGGCAACATGGGAACTTATCGTTGGATGGCGCCAGAAATGATAAAGGAAAAGCCTTACACCAGAAAAGTCGATGTTTATAGTTTTGGAATTGTGCTATGGGAACTCACAACGGCCTTGCTGCCTTTTCAAGGAATGACCCCTGTGCAGGCTGCATTTGCTGTGGCCGAGAAG AATGAACGGCCTCCTCTACCAGCTAGTTGTCAGCCTGCACTTGCTCATCTCATAAAGCGCTGTTGGGCGGCGAACCCCTCAAAGCGACCGGATTTCAGCGACATTGTGTCTGTTTTGGAGAAGTATGATGAGTGTGTAAAGGAGGGTCTTCCTCTTGCTCACCATTCGAGCCTTGTCAGCCGAAACGCCATTATTGAGCGCTTGAAAGGTTGTGTATCTATGAGCTCTTCCATACCTGTACATGCCTGA